In Tachysurus vachellii isolate PV-2020 chromosome 10, HZAU_Pvac_v1, whole genome shotgun sequence, the following proteins share a genomic window:
- the ctbp2a gene encoding C-terminal-binding protein 2a isoform X3 gives MLVSSKQLPIGRSQSWDVLGGNEGQWERSENMYEQQNRTTDRRNSFGGDAGGLYGPPTSVRPSDMDMKLEPYHYQVSLYNHNYVDRPDLCSMRKNSVPELNSHYDRPPMTHRSSLTPLDPYQRDPSVFSRTPEGFFREEQLPINRSASHYGMIGATQPLWNQTQSGRSSVPAMIPAPPPPPPTRIYQEPSLPGPPPTTPVAKMMPEGQHIASRVPSPACYATESTTSQYGAKAPSSFLGNSVYSDLNGRPVDTSQPAATCLVIDPSSQGMVMRQESPSPCVIGQQQQAQQQKQEPAQQMLHQQMQQVHSFHQSQQFLPVQQEQHIQNPQQIQPVQQQQTQPIQQMQQMPLMQQTQPAQSVQQRQPVAPPNPVYDPNLSLPASASMTSVTDAIPIQGRPQLPTQPAPPPTSPQNSLATVDPMKTTDPEFLTFLRNEGLSERTITSLLQQGFDSPAMLAVLEQNDIHSVAPNLGQARVLSRVAVSCKRPLDIPQNQTAPVRGRSNSFSHRNDIYMHQQSPMTPSMDSQYMQPPLSPVQNIFPRMAEVMGRRPSSAPSQQLLEASAYPITRTPGSFNNVVSPHQPRSLSAYSTQAGLPMSSLTAVSQQVPLSSHISGVQPQILGLQQQMQPPIHGMPQQTPAQQAPKAYSTNYTVPMELLKRDRSLSNPHPNPHILRKTGATPHDRALVPVGAAIQTACLANQRLSRRTGPPVIVSTMASPDTSIRPQIMNGPMHPRPLVALLDGRDCTVEMPILKDLATVAFCDAQSTQEIHEKVLNEAVGAMMYHTITLTREDLEKFKALRIIIRIGSGYDNIDIKAAGEMGIAVCNIPSAAVEETADSTLCHILNLYRRNTWLYQALREGSRFQSIEQIRELASGAARIRGETLGLIGFGRTGQAVAVRAKAFGFNVIFYDPYLQDGLERSLGVQRVYTLQDLLYQSDCVSLHCNLNEHNHHLINDFTIKQMRQGAFLVNCARGGLVDEKALAQALKEGRIRGAALDVHESEPFSFTQGPLKDAPNLICTPHTAWYSEQASLEMREAAATEIRRAITGRIPDSLRNCVNKEYFIATAPWGAVEQQVHPELNGGYSRVAQPLPAISPGGLQDKMYT, from the exons ATGTTGGTCTCTAGCAAGCAGTTGCCGATTGGCCGTTCCCAGAGCTGGGATGTGCTGGGTGGTAATGAAGGTCAGTGGGAACGCAGCGAGAATATGTATGAGCAGCAGAACAGGACAACTGACCGACGGAACTCCTTTGGAGGGGATGCTGGGGGTTTGTATGGACCACCTACTAGTGTGCGCCCATCTGACATGGATATGAAACTGGAGCCGTACCATTACCAGGTGTCACTGTATAATCATAATTATGTGGATCGACCAGATCTCTGCAGCATGAGGAAGAATTCTGTTCCTGAGTTGAACAGTCATTATGACCGTCCACCTATGACCCATCGTAGTTCTCTAACTCCACTGGATCCTTACCAGCGAGATCCTTCAGTGTTTTCCAGGACACCTGAAGGCTTCTTTCGTGAAGAACAATTGCCCATTAACCGGTCAGCTTCTCATTACGGTATGATTGGAGCAACTCAACCACTTTGGAATCAGACCCAATCTGGGAGGTCTAGTGTGCCTGCAATGATTCCAGCACCACCTCCTCCACCCCCTACCCGCATTTACCAGGAACCAAGCCTCCCTGGCCCTCCACCTACCACACCAGTAGCCAAAATGATGCCAGAAGGCCAGCACATAGCAAGCCGTGTACCATCTCCTGCTTGCTATGCCACTGAATCAACTACTTCTCAATATGGGGCTAAGGCACCTTCCTCTTTTCTTGGAAATTCAGTGTACAGTGATCTTAATGGGCGACCTGTGGATACAAGTCAGCCTGCAGCCACCTGCCTAGTTATAGATCCATCTTCTCAAGGTATGGTTATGCGGCAGGAAAGCCCTTCACCATGTGTTATAGGACAGCAGCAACAGGcccaacaacaaaaacaggaacCAGCTCAGCAAATGTTACACCAGCAGATGCAACAAGTTCACTCATTCCACCAATCACAGCAGTTTCTGCCAGTTCAGCAAGAGCAGCACATTCAAAACCCACAGCAAATACAGCCAGTTCAACAACAGCAAACACAACCAATCCAGCAAATGCAACAAATGCCACTTATGCAACAAACACAGCCTGCACAGTCTGTTCAGCAGAGGCAACCTGTGGCACCACCAAATCCTGTGTATGATCCTAACCTTTCCTTGCCAGCTTCTGCCTCAATGACTTCAGTCACAGATGCAATCCCTATTCAGGGTCGTCCTCAGCTTCCCACTCAACCTGCTCCTCCTCCTACGTCACCTCAAAACTCACTGGCTACTGTGGACCCCATGAAGACAACTGACCCAGAGTTTCTGACATTTCTACGCAACGAAGGTTTGTCTGAGAGAACTATAACCTCTCTACTACAGCAGGGTTTTGATTCCCCTGCAATGTTAGCTGTTCTGGAACAAAATGATATTCACTCTGTTGCACCCAACTTGGGGCAGGCACGTGTTCTCTCTCGTGTGGCGGTCAGCTGTAAGCGTCCTCTGGACATCCCTCAGAACCAGACTGCTCCAGTCCGAGGACGTTCCAACAGTTTCAGCCATCGCAATGACATATACATGCACCAGCAATCACCTATGACACCAAGTATGGACTCTCAGTATATGCAGCCACCCTTGTCCCCAGTCCAGAACATCTTTCCCAGGATGGCTGAAGTCATGGGCCGCAGACCTAGTAGTGCTCCATCCCAGCAACTTCTAGAGGCTAGTGCATACCCTATAACAAGGACACCAGGGTCTTTCAATAATGTGGTGTCGCCTCATCAACCTCGTTCACTGTCTGCTTACAGTACTCAGGCTGGCCTACCTATGTCGTCTTTGACAGCAGTGTCCCAGCAAGTTCCACTTTCATCACACATATCTGGAGTACAACCACAAATCCTTGGTTTGCAACAACAAATGCAACCCCCTATCCATGGGATGCCACAACAAACACCAGCACAGCAAGCCCCCAAAGCATACTCCACTAACTACACTGTGCCCATGGAGCTGTTGAAGAGGGATCGAAGCCTGTCCAATCCACATCCAAACCCCCATATACTGCGGAAGACTGGGGCAACACCTCATGACCGTGCCCTGGTGCCTGTAGGCGCTGCAATACAGACTGCTTGCCTTGCAAATCAAAGGCTCTCACGACGCACTGGACCCCCTGTAATTGTCTCCACCATGGCATCACCTGATACAA gtaTAAGGCCACAAATCATGAACGGACCGATGCATCCACGGCCGCTGGTTGCTCTGCTGGATGGGAGGGACTGTACGGTGGAAATGCCGATCCTTAAAGATTTGGCAACCGTGGCCTTCTGTGATGCTCAGTCCACGCAGGAGATCCATGAGAAG gTACTAAATGAGGCAGTAGGAGCAATGATGTACCACACCATCACACTCACCAGAGAGGAcctggagaagtttaaagcctTGCGCATCATTATCCGCATTGGCAGCGGCTACGATAACATTGATATTAAAGCTGCTGGAGAAATGG gaATTGCAGTGTGTAATATCCCGTCTGCAGCTGTAGAGGAGACGGCGGACTCTACCCTCTGTCACATCCTGAACCTTTACCGGAGAAACACCTGGCTGTACCAGGCTCTCCGGGAAGGCTCGCGGTTCCAGAGCATAGAGCAGATCAGGGAGCTGGCATCAGGAGCAGCTCGCATACGGGGAGAGACGCTCGGACTCATAGGTTTTG GCCGAACGGGTCAGGCAGTAGCGGTTCGGGCAAAAGCATTTGGCTTCAACGTGATATTTTACGACCCGTATCTGCAGGATGGATTAGAACGCTCACTGGGTGTCCAGAGAGTCTACACCCTCCAGGACCTGCTGTACCAAAGTGACTGTGTGTCTCTGCATTGCAATCTAAATGAACACAATCACCACTTGATCAATGACTTTACCATCAAGCAG ATGCGTCAGGGTGCATTTCTGGTGAACTGTGCACGTGGGGGTCTGGTGGATGAGAAAGCTCTGGCTCAGGCCCTGAAGGAAGGAAGAATCCGGGGAGCTGCTCTGGATGTTCACGAATCAGAACCATTCAG tTTTACCCAAGGTCCACTAAAAGATGCTCCCAATCTGATCTGCACACCTCATACAGCCTGGTACAGTGAGCAGGCCTCGCTGGAGATGCGAGAGGCGGCTGCCACTGAGATAAGAAGAGCCATCACGG gtcGTATTCCAGACAGCCTTAGAAACTGTGTCAACAAAGAGTACTTTATTGCCACTGCACCGTGGGGAGCAGTGGAGCAGCAGGTGCATCCAGAGCTCAACGGTGGATATAG CAGAGTGGCCCAACCGTTACCAGCCATATCTCCTGGTGGCCTGCAAGACAAAATGTATACCTAA
- the ctbp2a gene encoding C-terminal-binding protein 2a isoform X7: MALLDKHIVKRQRLDRICEGIRPQIMNGPMHPRPLVALLDGRDCTVEMPILKDLATVAFCDAQSTQEIHEKVLNEAVGAMMYHTITLTREDLEKFKALRIIIRIGSGYDNIDIKAAGEMGIAVCNIPSAAVEETADSTLCHILNLYRRNTWLYQALREGSRFQSIEQIRELASGAARIRGETLGLIGFGRTGQAVAVRAKAFGFNVIFYDPYLQDGLERSLGVQRVYTLQDLLYQSDCVSLHCNLNEHNHHLINDFTIKQMRQGAFLVNCARGGLVDEKALAQALKEGRIRGAALDVHESEPFSFTQGPLKDAPNLICTPHTAWYSEQASLEMREAAATEIRRAITGRIPDSLRNCVNKEYFIATAPWGAVEQQVHPELNGGYSRVAQPLPAISPGGLQDKMYT, translated from the exons gtaTAAGGCCACAAATCATGAACGGACCGATGCATCCACGGCCGCTGGTTGCTCTGCTGGATGGGAGGGACTGTACGGTGGAAATGCCGATCCTTAAAGATTTGGCAACCGTGGCCTTCTGTGATGCTCAGTCCACGCAGGAGATCCATGAGAAG gTACTAAATGAGGCAGTAGGAGCAATGATGTACCACACCATCACACTCACCAGAGAGGAcctggagaagtttaaagcctTGCGCATCATTATCCGCATTGGCAGCGGCTACGATAACATTGATATTAAAGCTGCTGGAGAAATGG gaATTGCAGTGTGTAATATCCCGTCTGCAGCTGTAGAGGAGACGGCGGACTCTACCCTCTGTCACATCCTGAACCTTTACCGGAGAAACACCTGGCTGTACCAGGCTCTCCGGGAAGGCTCGCGGTTCCAGAGCATAGAGCAGATCAGGGAGCTGGCATCAGGAGCAGCTCGCATACGGGGAGAGACGCTCGGACTCATAGGTTTTG GCCGAACGGGTCAGGCAGTAGCGGTTCGGGCAAAAGCATTTGGCTTCAACGTGATATTTTACGACCCGTATCTGCAGGATGGATTAGAACGCTCACTGGGTGTCCAGAGAGTCTACACCCTCCAGGACCTGCTGTACCAAAGTGACTGTGTGTCTCTGCATTGCAATCTAAATGAACACAATCACCACTTGATCAATGACTTTACCATCAAGCAG ATGCGTCAGGGTGCATTTCTGGTGAACTGTGCACGTGGGGGTCTGGTGGATGAGAAAGCTCTGGCTCAGGCCCTGAAGGAAGGAAGAATCCGGGGAGCTGCTCTGGATGTTCACGAATCAGAACCATTCAG tTTTACCCAAGGTCCACTAAAAGATGCTCCCAATCTGATCTGCACACCTCATACAGCCTGGTACAGTGAGCAGGCCTCGCTGGAGATGCGAGAGGCGGCTGCCACTGAGATAAGAAGAGCCATCACGG gtcGTATTCCAGACAGCCTTAGAAACTGTGTCAACAAAGAGTACTTTATTGCCACTGCACCGTGGGGAGCAGTGGAGCAGCAGGTGCATCCAGAGCTCAACGGTGGATATAG CAGAGTGGCCCAACCGTTACCAGCCATATCTCCTGGTGGCCTGCAAGACAAAATGTATACCTAA
- the ctbp2a gene encoding C-terminal-binding protein 2a isoform X4, producing MLVSSKQLPIGRSQSWDVLGGNEGQWERSENMYEQQNRTTDRRNSFGGDAGGLYGPPTSVRPSDMDMKLEPYHYQVSLYNHNYVDRPDLCSMRKNSVPELNSHYDRPPMTHRSSLTPLDPYQRDPSVFSRTPEGFFREEQLPINRSASHYGMIGATQPLWNQTQSGRSSVPAMIPAPPPPPPTRIYQEPSLPGPPPTTPVAKMMPEGQHIASRVPSPACYATESTTSQYGAKAPSSFLGNSVYSDLNGRPVDTSQPAATCLVIDPSSQGMVMRQESPSPCVIGQQQQAQQQKQEPAQQMLHQQMQQVHSFHQSQQFLPVQQEQHIQNPQQIQPVQQQQTQPIQQMQQMPLMQQTQPAQSVQQRQPVAPPNPVYDPNLSLPASASMTSVTDAIPIQGRPQLPTQPAPPPTSPQNSLATVDPMKTTDPEFLTFLRNEGLSERTITSLLQQGFDSPAMLAVLEQNDIHSVAPNLGQARVLSRVAVSCKRPLDIPQNQTAPVRGRSNSFSHRNDIYMHQQSPMTPSMDSQYMQPPLSPVQNIFPRMAEVMGRRPSSAPSQQLLEASAYPITRTPGSFNNVVSPHQPRSLSAYSTQAGLPMSSLTAVSQQVPLSSHISGVQPQILGLQQQMQPPIHGMPQQTPAQQAPKAYSTNYTVPMELLKRDRSLSNPHPNPHILRKTGATPHDRALVPVGAAIQTACLANQRLSRRTGPPVIVSTMASPDTSIRPQIMNGPMHPRPLVALLDGRDCTVEMPILKDLATVAFCDAQSTQEIHEKVLNEAVGAMMYHTITLTREDLEKFKALRIIIRIGSGYDNIDIKAAGEMGIAVCNIPSAAVEETADSTLCHILNLYRRNTWLYQALREGSRFQSIEQIRELASGAARIRGETLGLIGFGRTGQAVAVRAKAFGFNVIFYDPYLQDGLERSLGVQRVYTLQDLLYQSDCVSLHCNLNEHNHHLINDFTIKQMRQGAFLVNCARGGLVDEKALAQALKEGRIRGAALDVHESEPFSFTQGPLKDAPNLICTPHTAWYSEQASLEMREAAATEIRRAITGRIPDSLRNCVNKEYFIATAPWGAVEQQVHPELNGGYRVAQPLPAISPGGLQDKMYT from the exons ATGTTGGTCTCTAGCAAGCAGTTGCCGATTGGCCGTTCCCAGAGCTGGGATGTGCTGGGTGGTAATGAAGGTCAGTGGGAACGCAGCGAGAATATGTATGAGCAGCAGAACAGGACAACTGACCGACGGAACTCCTTTGGAGGGGATGCTGGGGGTTTGTATGGACCACCTACTAGTGTGCGCCCATCTGACATGGATATGAAACTGGAGCCGTACCATTACCAGGTGTCACTGTATAATCATAATTATGTGGATCGACCAGATCTCTGCAGCATGAGGAAGAATTCTGTTCCTGAGTTGAACAGTCATTATGACCGTCCACCTATGACCCATCGTAGTTCTCTAACTCCACTGGATCCTTACCAGCGAGATCCTTCAGTGTTTTCCAGGACACCTGAAGGCTTCTTTCGTGAAGAACAATTGCCCATTAACCGGTCAGCTTCTCATTACGGTATGATTGGAGCAACTCAACCACTTTGGAATCAGACCCAATCTGGGAGGTCTAGTGTGCCTGCAATGATTCCAGCACCACCTCCTCCACCCCCTACCCGCATTTACCAGGAACCAAGCCTCCCTGGCCCTCCACCTACCACACCAGTAGCCAAAATGATGCCAGAAGGCCAGCACATAGCAAGCCGTGTACCATCTCCTGCTTGCTATGCCACTGAATCAACTACTTCTCAATATGGGGCTAAGGCACCTTCCTCTTTTCTTGGAAATTCAGTGTACAGTGATCTTAATGGGCGACCTGTGGATACAAGTCAGCCTGCAGCCACCTGCCTAGTTATAGATCCATCTTCTCAAGGTATGGTTATGCGGCAGGAAAGCCCTTCACCATGTGTTATAGGACAGCAGCAACAGGcccaacaacaaaaacaggaacCAGCTCAGCAAATGTTACACCAGCAGATGCAACAAGTTCACTCATTCCACCAATCACAGCAGTTTCTGCCAGTTCAGCAAGAGCAGCACATTCAAAACCCACAGCAAATACAGCCAGTTCAACAACAGCAAACACAACCAATCCAGCAAATGCAACAAATGCCACTTATGCAACAAACACAGCCTGCACAGTCTGTTCAGCAGAGGCAACCTGTGGCACCACCAAATCCTGTGTATGATCCTAACCTTTCCTTGCCAGCTTCTGCCTCAATGACTTCAGTCACAGATGCAATCCCTATTCAGGGTCGTCCTCAGCTTCCCACTCAACCTGCTCCTCCTCCTACGTCACCTCAAAACTCACTGGCTACTGTGGACCCCATGAAGACAACTGACCCAGAGTTTCTGACATTTCTACGCAACGAAGGTTTGTCTGAGAGAACTATAACCTCTCTACTACAGCAGGGTTTTGATTCCCCTGCAATGTTAGCTGTTCTGGAACAAAATGATATTCACTCTGTTGCACCCAACTTGGGGCAGGCACGTGTTCTCTCTCGTGTGGCGGTCAGCTGTAAGCGTCCTCTGGACATCCCTCAGAACCAGACTGCTCCAGTCCGAGGACGTTCCAACAGTTTCAGCCATCGCAATGACATATACATGCACCAGCAATCACCTATGACACCAAGTATGGACTCTCAGTATATGCAGCCACCCTTGTCCCCAGTCCAGAACATCTTTCCCAGGATGGCTGAAGTCATGGGCCGCAGACCTAGTAGTGCTCCATCCCAGCAACTTCTAGAGGCTAGTGCATACCCTATAACAAGGACACCAGGGTCTTTCAATAATGTGGTGTCGCCTCATCAACCTCGTTCACTGTCTGCTTACAGTACTCAGGCTGGCCTACCTATGTCGTCTTTGACAGCAGTGTCCCAGCAAGTTCCACTTTCATCACACATATCTGGAGTACAACCACAAATCCTTGGTTTGCAACAACAAATGCAACCCCCTATCCATGGGATGCCACAACAAACACCAGCACAGCAAGCCCCCAAAGCATACTCCACTAACTACACTGTGCCCATGGAGCTGTTGAAGAGGGATCGAAGCCTGTCCAATCCACATCCAAACCCCCATATACTGCGGAAGACTGGGGCAACACCTCATGACCGTGCCCTGGTGCCTGTAGGCGCTGCAATACAGACTGCTTGCCTTGCAAATCAAAGGCTCTCACGACGCACTGGACCCCCTGTAATTGTCTCCACCATGGCATCACCTGATACAA gtaTAAGGCCACAAATCATGAACGGACCGATGCATCCACGGCCGCTGGTTGCTCTGCTGGATGGGAGGGACTGTACGGTGGAAATGCCGATCCTTAAAGATTTGGCAACCGTGGCCTTCTGTGATGCTCAGTCCACGCAGGAGATCCATGAGAAG gTACTAAATGAGGCAGTAGGAGCAATGATGTACCACACCATCACACTCACCAGAGAGGAcctggagaagtttaaagcctTGCGCATCATTATCCGCATTGGCAGCGGCTACGATAACATTGATATTAAAGCTGCTGGAGAAATGG gaATTGCAGTGTGTAATATCCCGTCTGCAGCTGTAGAGGAGACGGCGGACTCTACCCTCTGTCACATCCTGAACCTTTACCGGAGAAACACCTGGCTGTACCAGGCTCTCCGGGAAGGCTCGCGGTTCCAGAGCATAGAGCAGATCAGGGAGCTGGCATCAGGAGCAGCTCGCATACGGGGAGAGACGCTCGGACTCATAGGTTTTG GCCGAACGGGTCAGGCAGTAGCGGTTCGGGCAAAAGCATTTGGCTTCAACGTGATATTTTACGACCCGTATCTGCAGGATGGATTAGAACGCTCACTGGGTGTCCAGAGAGTCTACACCCTCCAGGACCTGCTGTACCAAAGTGACTGTGTGTCTCTGCATTGCAATCTAAATGAACACAATCACCACTTGATCAATGACTTTACCATCAAGCAG ATGCGTCAGGGTGCATTTCTGGTGAACTGTGCACGTGGGGGTCTGGTGGATGAGAAAGCTCTGGCTCAGGCCCTGAAGGAAGGAAGAATCCGGGGAGCTGCTCTGGATGTTCACGAATCAGAACCATTCAG tTTTACCCAAGGTCCACTAAAAGATGCTCCCAATCTGATCTGCACACCTCATACAGCCTGGTACAGTGAGCAGGCCTCGCTGGAGATGCGAGAGGCGGCTGCCACTGAGATAAGAAGAGCCATCACGG gtcGTATTCCAGACAGCCTTAGAAACTGTGTCAACAAAGAGTACTTTATTGCCACTGCACCGTGGGGAGCAGTGGAGCAGCAGGTGCATCCAGAGCTCAACGGTGGATATAG AGTGGCCCAACCGTTACCAGCCATATCTCCTGGTGGCCTGCAAGACAAAATGTATACCTAA